The following proteins are encoded in a genomic region of Actinomadura sp. NAK00032:
- a CDS encoding alpha-1,4-glucan--maltose-1-phosphate maltosyltransferase — protein MQVKLEAELGRIPILDVSPVVGCGRWPAKAVVGETVEVSATVFREGHERLGAAVVLRTPGGEELPGERMAEVGAGLDRWSALVTPTELGSWSFRVEAWGDPIAHWWHDAQIKVPRGQDVELMLAEGAALFTRAAGEVPAKDRRVLTRLTRLLADEDADALERLAAAGEPTVMDVVRRHPLRDLLTVSDWYPLVVHRQRALYGAWYEFFPRSEGATFDPMGRRGPTSGTFRTAMKRLPAIADMGFDVVYLPPIHPIGTTYRKGPNNTLDAGPYDPGSPWAIGSPDGGHDTVHPDLGTLDDFDAFVAHAGDHGLEIALDLALQCSPDHPWVHQHPEWFTHRADGTIAHAENPPKKYQDIYPLNFDTDPDGLYTEIKRILHHWMDHGVRIFRVDNPHTKPAAFWERLLADIHTTDPDVLFLAEAFTRPATMHTLAKIGFHQSYTYFTWRNTADELTTYLQELTGPAAAHMRPNLFTNTPDILNQYLQHGGRPAFEIRAVLAALLSPTWGIYSGYELCENTPVRPGSEEYRDSEKYQYRPRDWDTADRTGTTIAPLITQLNTLRNTHPALQQLRNLHFHHIDQPELLAFSKRHLHDAVLVIVNLNPHQPREATVHLDLPALGLPDDPHRPHTVTDQLDGATYTWTQSNYVRLDPRTKPAHILTFQGNGGRVRASGVRSDGSMAGADGTTARSRRSSPRPAARPSRSRRRTGGS, from the coding sequence ATGCAGGTGAAGCTGGAGGCCGAACTCGGGCGCATTCCGATTCTGGACGTGTCGCCGGTGGTGGGGTGCGGCCGGTGGCCGGCGAAGGCCGTGGTGGGTGAGACGGTCGAGGTGTCGGCGACGGTGTTCCGGGAGGGGCACGAGCGGCTGGGCGCGGCGGTGGTGCTGCGCACGCCGGGCGGCGAGGAGCTGCCGGGTGAGCGGATGGCCGAGGTCGGTGCGGGGCTGGACCGGTGGTCGGCGCTGGTGACGCCGACGGAGCTGGGGTCGTGGTCGTTCCGGGTGGAGGCGTGGGGCGACCCGATCGCGCACTGGTGGCACGACGCGCAGATCAAGGTGCCGCGCGGCCAGGACGTCGAGCTCATGCTCGCCGAGGGCGCGGCGCTGTTCACCCGGGCCGCGGGCGAGGTCCCCGCGAAGGACCGGCGCGTCCTGACCCGGCTCACGCGCCTGCTGGCGGACGAGGACGCGGACGCCCTCGAACGGCTCGCCGCCGCAGGGGAACCGACCGTGATGGACGTGGTGCGGCGCCACCCGCTGCGGGATCTGCTGACGGTGTCGGACTGGTACCCCCTGGTCGTGCACCGCCAACGCGCCCTCTACGGCGCCTGGTACGAATTCTTCCCCCGCTCCGAAGGCGCCACCTTCGACCCCATGGGACGCCGCGGGCCGACGTCGGGGACGTTCCGCACCGCGATGAAACGCCTGCCCGCGATCGCCGACATGGGCTTCGACGTCGTCTACCTCCCACCGATCCACCCGATCGGGACCACGTACCGCAAAGGACCCAACAACACCCTGGACGCCGGCCCCTACGACCCCGGCTCCCCCTGGGCCATCGGCTCACCCGACGGCGGCCACGACACCGTCCACCCCGACCTGGGCACCCTCGACGACTTCGACGCCTTCGTCGCCCACGCCGGCGACCACGGCCTCGAAATCGCCCTGGACCTGGCGTTGCAATGCTCCCCCGACCACCCCTGGGTCCACCAGCACCCCGAATGGTTCACCCACCGCGCCGACGGCACCATCGCCCACGCCGAGAACCCGCCCAAGAAATACCAGGACATCTACCCCCTCAACTTCGACACCGACCCCGACGGCCTCTACACCGAGATCAAACGCATCCTCCACCACTGGATGGACCACGGCGTCCGCATCTTCCGCGTCGACAACCCCCACACCAAACCCGCCGCGTTCTGGGAACGCCTCCTGGCCGACATCCACACCACCGACCCCGACGTCCTCTTCCTCGCCGAAGCCTTCACCCGCCCCGCCACCATGCACACCCTCGCCAAAATCGGCTTCCACCAGTCCTACACCTACTTCACCTGGCGCAACACCGCCGACGAACTCACCACCTACCTCCAAGAACTCACCGGCCCCGCCGCCGCCCACATGCGCCCCAACCTGTTCACCAACACCCCCGACATCCTCAACCAATACCTCCAGCACGGCGGCCGCCCCGCCTTCGAGATCCGCGCCGTCCTCGCCGCCCTCCTCTCCCCCACCTGGGGCATCTACAGCGGCTACGAACTCTGCGAGAACACCCCCGTCCGCCCCGGCAGCGAGGAATACCGCGACTCCGAGAAATACCAGTACCGCCCCCGCGACTGGGACACCGCCGACCGCACCGGCACCACCATCGCCCCCCTCATCACCCAACTCAACACACTCCGCAACACCCACCCCGCCCTCCAGCAACTCCGCAACCTCCACTTCCACCACATCGACCAACCCGAACTCCTCGCCTTCTCCAAACGCCACCTCCACGACGCGGTCCTGGTGATCGTCAACCTCAACCCCCACCAACCCCGCGAAGCCACCGTCCACCTCGACCTCCCCGCCCTCGGCCTCCCCGACGACCCCCACCGACCCCACACCGTCACCGACCAACTCGACGGCGCCACCTACACCTGGACCCAGTCCAACTACGTGCGGCTCGACCCGCGCACGAAGCCCGCACACATCCTCACGTTCCAGGGGAACGGCGGACGTGTGCGGGCCAGTGGGGTCCGGTCGGACGGGAGCATGGCCGGGGCGGACGGGACGACCGCGAGGTCGCGCCGGAG